From Actinomycetota bacterium, one genomic window encodes:
- a CDS encoding ABC transporter ATP-binding protein: MITARGVTKVYRIGPAEIRAVDGLDLDIEAGEFLSIVGPSGSGKTTLLHLIGLLDSPTSGSITVEGRETLGLSPRELTRLRREKIGFVFQEFNLLPVLDARENVELPLRYLKVPASERRRRAMEALEMVGLRERAGNRPGQLSGGEQQRVAIARALVTRPMLVLADEPTGELDTQNTCRVIELMRDLNRETGQTFAIVTHDPMVADYTRRIITLRDGRVAGDTAGPEAELACDDAPAI, from the coding sequence ATGATAACGGCGCGAGGCGTGACCAAGGTCTACAGGATAGGACCCGCAGAGATAAGGGCCGTGGACGGGCTCGACCTCGACATCGAGGCGGGCGAGTTCCTCTCCATTGTCGGGCCTTCGGGCTCGGGGAAGACCACCCTCCTGCACCTCATCGGGCTGTTGGACTCGCCTACCTCGGGAAGCATCACCGTGGAGGGAAGGGAGACCCTCGGGCTCTCCCCCCGGGAACTCACCCGCTTGCGGAGGGAGAAGATCGGCTTCGTCTTCCAGGAGTTCAACCTGCTGCCGGTGCTCGACGCGCGCGAGAACGTGGAGCTTCCCCTGCGCTACCTAAAGGTGCCCGCCTCGGAACGGCGCCGCCGCGCCATGGAGGCCCTGGAGATGGTGGGGCTCAGGGAGCGCGCCGGCAACCGTCCGGGGCAGCTTTCGGGCGGAGAGCAACAGCGGGTGGCCATCGCCCGCGCCCTGGTGACCAGGCCGATGCTGGTGCTGGCGGACGAGCCCACCGGCGAACTCGACACCCAGAACACCTGCCGGGTCATAGAGCTCATGCGGGACCTCAACCGCGAGACCGGACAGACCTTCGCCATCGTCACCCACGACCCCATGGTCGCGGATTACACCCGCCGCATCATAACGCTGCGTGACGGCAGGGTGGCCGGGGACACCGCGGGACCGGAAGCGGAGCTCGCCTGCGACGACGCGCCCGCCATCTGA
- a CDS encoding ABC transporter permease, translating into MLVYVLRNMWRRRARALLTVLGIVVGIFALTVLGALSARLNQQVRGAETWFTSKISVVPSGSGLFGGSDRYLELSKADEIEAVPGVKSAVAGFGLLLSDQSTGFGAPELIVGTELSKAQDLLNLIDLDRGRILREGDEGRVVLGSTLAEKFEVEIGDAVELRGRDFEVVGIYAPTLSAPDGFAFVSYRDALDLFREVNPYFQVRDIAATIDVIPEEGVDAEELAARIEEGVGGIKVISPSEARKQISQFSLIFNAILLGIGFIALVVGGLSIINTMIMSVSERTREIGLKKAIGAETGSVLAEYLLESAMIGFFGGVLGVLAGLIAVRFLNGATSSSQVTVFSVTPMVVVGPVVFATFLGTAAGLFPAFRAARLKPIEALRED; encoded by the coding sequence ATGCTGGTATACGTGCTGAGAAACATGTGGAGGCGCAGGGCGCGCGCCCTCCTCACCGTCCTAGGCATCGTGGTGGGCATCTTCGCCCTCACGGTGCTGGGCGCCCTTTCCGCACGCCTCAACCAGCAGGTGAGGGGCGCCGAGACCTGGTTCACCAGCAAGATCTCGGTGGTGCCCTCGGGAAGCGGCCTCTTCGGAGGCTCCGACCGCTACCTGGAGCTCTCCAAGGCGGATGAGATCGAGGCGGTGCCGGGGGTGAAGAGCGCCGTGGCCGGCTTCGGGCTGCTCCTCTCCGACCAGAGCACGGGCTTCGGCGCTCCGGAGCTCATCGTGGGGACGGAGTTGAGCAAGGCCCAGGATCTCCTGAACCTCATAGACCTCGACCGCGGGCGCATCCTGCGGGAGGGGGACGAGGGCCGCGTGGTGCTGGGCTCCACCCTGGCGGAGAAGTTCGAGGTGGAGATAGGGGATGCGGTGGAGCTCAGGGGGAGGGATTTCGAGGTGGTGGGGATATACGCGCCCACCCTCTCCGCCCCGGACGGCTTCGCCTTCGTGTCCTACCGGGACGCGCTGGACCTCTTTAGGGAGGTGAACCCCTACTTCCAGGTGAGGGACATCGCCGCCACCATCGACGTCATCCCGGAGGAAGGGGTTGACGCGGAGGAGCTGGCCGCGCGCATCGAGGAGGGCGTGGGCGGCATCAAGGTCATCTCCCCCTCCGAGGCCAGGAAACAGATATCCCAGTTCAGCCTGATCTTCAACGCCATCCTCCTGGGCATCGGCTTCATCGCCCTGGTGGTGGGCGGCCTGTCCATCATCAACACCATGATCATGTCCGTATCGGAACGCACCCGGGAGATCGGCCTCAAGAAAGCCATCGGGGCGGAGACGGGCTCGGTGCTCGCGGAGTACCTCCTGGAATCGGCCATGATAGGTTTCTTCGGAGGAGTCCTGGGGGTGCTGGCGGGGCTGATTGCCGTCCGCTTCCTCAACGGCGCCACCTCCTCCAGCCAGGTGACGGTGTTCTCCGTGACCCCCATGGTTGTGGTCGGGCCCGTGGTCTTCGCCACTTTCCTGGGCACGGCGGCGGGGCTCTTCCCCGCCTTTAGGGCCGCGCGTCTCAAGCCCATAGAGGCGCTGAGGGAGGATTGA